The sequence CTTTTATCTGGCTTCTGTTCTTTTTTTGGGGTGTCATCTTTCCCCTCCTGGTGGTTTGGATTAAACCGTGAACTCTTGTCTTGGTTCTTTTTATTACCACGACCACGTTTCCTTTTACCCTTATTATTTCCCCGTCCATTACCATTGGTAGAACTCGTTGTTGCATGTACTTCAGGCACAAAAACAGAGCCCACGGGACGAGATTCATGATTTCTTAATAATAATTCATTATTCTGTTTTGCAACAAGTAGACATGAAATCAACTCTGAGTATTTCTTAAAACGACGCTCTCGATATTGTTGCTGCAAGACAACACTCGAGGCGTGGAAAGTGGTAAAAGTTTTCTCGAGTAATTGTTCATATGTTACATTTTCACCACACAATTTCAGTTGTGAAGTGATTTTAAACAATGCAGAATTCAACCTGTCATTTTTGGCTTTAGGCAGAATAACCATCTTCGGGTGGTCACATCTATCTTTCAAGCAACTCCACAGAACCTCAGGGTCCTTAACGGCATATTCTGATCTTAACCCGTTGTGGATATGATGACGAAGAAAAATTAAAACCAATGCTCTATCCTGCTCGGATGCAACATTTCCTTCTTTAATTGTGTGGGCAAGATTCTTAGCTTGGAGATGTAACTCCGCATCCAGAACCCGTGAAATATAGTTGTTACCGAAAATATCTAAAGCCGCAAAGTCTAGCTTAGTTAAATTCGACGACGACATAACGATAATAGTAATTAAAGTTATCTTTGGCTTCCAAAATTTTTGGCAACACCTATTTTACCAGAACCAATAATAACTTTTACCAGAACCAATAATAACCCAAAGCTCAAAGACAACAGAGCATAGCTAGTCGCTGATAACATGtaataatttagttattaaatATTAGCTACTAAGTATTAGCTAAGCACTAATATTCTCAAGTACTTATCAGTGAACAGTATAAGATAGTGCAAGAGAGACTTCTTATTAGCTTGTATAAGAAATGAGATACCACTAAAGATACAACCCTCATGCGTATTTATAGTGTTTTCTAATGAACTAACTCATAACACGCACCTGTTGTTGGTGTCGACAATTAAACATCCACTACATGCATTTTTGCACGCAGCTAGTGCGGCGATGTAAATTCATTTGTTAGAA is a genomic window of Papaver somniferum cultivar HN1 unplaced genomic scaffold, ASM357369v1 unplaced-scaffold_137, whole genome shotgun sequence containing:
- the LOC113334611 gene encoding uncharacterized protein LOC113334611 codes for the protein MSSSNLTKLDFAALDIFGNNYISRVLDAELHLQAKNLAHTIKEGNVASEQDRALVLIFLRHHIHNGLRSEYAVKDPEVLWSCLKDRCDHPKMVILPKAKNDRLNSALFKITSQLKLCGENVTYEQLLEKTFTTFHASSVVLQQQYRERRFKKYSELISCLLVAKQNNELLLRNHESRPVGSVFVPEVHATTSSTNGNGRGNNKGKRKRGRGNKKNQDKSSRFNPNHQEGKDDTPKKEQKPDKRKDSSDKPIKNKEDIVTVVV